A single region of the Glycine max cultivar Williams 82 chromosome 20, Glycine_max_v4.0, whole genome shotgun sequence genome encodes:
- the LOC100813986 gene encoding uncharacterized protein slr1919, with translation MATVLAPPSLSVRASSSRRHRKKQQQKRAWGDFSHLAQVVRKDMEFLKRGIDNGVAWANETFRIPEAAKKIDDVVWLRNLEDPHSPPLPSPSWPQPWYPGLSGVDLLMYDLEALEAYASYFYYLSKLWSRPLPQAYDPQEVSQYFSVRPHVVTLRVLEVLFSFATAMISIRTSGFRKFLRLIPEEDVDDASSQYNFGMVLKETLLNLGPTFIKVGQSLSTRPDIIGVEMSKALSELHDQIPPFPRTVAMKIMEEEFGCPLESFFSYISEEPMAAASFGQVYFARTTDGNNVAVKVQRPNLHHVVVRDIYILRLGLGLLQKIAKRKSDPRLYADELGKGFVGELDYTLEAANASKFLEVHSSFTFMNVPKVFPHLTRKRVLTMEWMVGESPTDLLSVTAGNSVGNVSGYSERQKLDAKRRLLDLVSKGVESTLVQLLETGLLHADPHPGNLRYTSSGQIGFLDFGLLCQMEKRHQFAMLASIIHIVNGDWASLVRALVDMDVVRPGTNIRLVTLELEQALGEVEFKEGIPDVKFSRVLGKIWTVALKHHFRMPPYYTLVLRSLASLEGLAIAADTNFKTFEAAYPYVVRKLLTENSAATRNILHSVLLNQRKEFQWQRLSLFLRVGATRKALRLVASNSETSLDHSTNKATDTIDVAYLVLRLLPSKDGVAIRRLLMTADGASLIKAMVSKEGKFFRQQLCKIIVDLLYQWMIKLFGQGITVTQYSRVVLANGPSNKESGLSPRSSLPTYDYNSIFRDRRLRVIFSKVLKSASRDKILMLRFSWASLLIIITASTLACHQLVVSLSEAYLGKIFDAPKRYAVSV, from the exons ATGGCGACGGTGCTAGCGCCACCGTCCCTCTCCGTGCGCGCTTCCTCTAGCCGCCGGCATAGGAAGAAGCAGCAGCAGAAGCGAGCATGGGGAGACTTCAGCCACTTGGCTCAGGTGGTTCGCAAGGACATGGAATTCCTCAAGAGAGGAATCGATAACGGCGTTGCGTGGGCCAACGAGACCTTCCGCATTCCCGAGGCTGCCAAGAAAATCGACGACGTCGTTTGGCTCCGCAATCTCGAAGACCCTCACTCTCctcctcttccttctccttccTGGCCCCAACCTTGGTATCCAG GACTAAGTGGAGTGGATTTGCTCATGTATGATCTCGAGGCTTTGGAAGCTTATGCTTCTTACTTCTACTATTTGTCTAAGCTTTGGTCCAGGCCGCTCCCTCAAGCTTATGATCCTCAGGAAGTTTCTCAGTATTTCAGTGTTCGGCCCCATGTGGTCACCCTTCGTGTTCTTGAG GTACTTTTCTCCTTTGCCACCGCTATGATCAGTATTCGAACTTCAGGATTTAGGAAGTTTCTACGTCTAATTCCTGAAGAGGATGTGGATGATGCGTCATCTCAGTATAATTTTGGAATGGTGTTAAAGGAAACATTGCTTAATCTTGGCCCTACCTTTATAAAAG TTGGTCAGTCCCTTTCCACAAGGCCAGATATCATTGGTGTTGAGATGTCCAAG GCATTGTCAGAATTGCATGATCAAATCCCTCCTTTTCCCAGGACTGTTGCTATGAAGATTATGGAGGAAGAATTTGGTTGTCCTCTGGAATCATTCTTTAGTTACATTTCTGAGGAACCTATGGCTGCTGCATCATTTGGTCAG GTTTACTTTGCCCGTACTACTGATGGTAATAATGTTGCTGTTAAAGTTCAGCGTCCTAATTTGCATCATGTGGTGGTGCGGGATATCTACATCCTTCGTCTTGGG TTGGGGCTGCTGCAAAAGATTGCCAAGAGAAAGAGTGACCCTCGCCTGTATGCTGATGAACTAGGGAAAGGTTTTGTTGGTGAATTGGATTACACTTTAGAGGCTGCAAATGCTTCAAAGTTTCTG GAAGTTCACTCTTCCTTTACTTTCATGAATGTGCCAAAAGTATTTCCACATTTAACTCGAAAGAGAGTTCTGACCATGGAGTGGATGGTTGGTGAAAGTCCAACAGATTTGCTCTCTGTGACTGCTGGAAACTCTGTTGGAAATGTCTCTGGATATTCAGAAAGGCAGAAATTAGATGCAAAAAGGCGTCTACTTGATCtg GTCAGCAAAGGCGTTGAATCAACATTGGTCCAGCTTCTTGAAACAGGCTTATTACATGCTGATCCACATCCTGGTAACTTGCGTTACACTTCCTCAGGACAAATAGg GTTTCTGGATTTTGGTTTGCTCTGTCAAATGGAAAAAAGGCATCAGTTTGCTATGCTGGCTTCAATAATTCATATAGTAAATGGTGACTGGGCATCCCTTGTCCGTGCTCTGGTTGATATGGATGTTGTGAGGCCAGGGACAAATATCCGACTTGTTACCCTG GAACTCGAACAAGCCTTGGGAGAAGTAGAATTTAAAGAAGGAATTCCTGATGTGAAGTTTAGCAGG gttCTGGGAAAGATTTGGACTGTAGCACTCAAGCATCATTTCCGCATGCCACCATATTATACACTTGTCTTGCGATCCCTAGCTTCATTGGAAG GTTTGGCTATAGCTGCCGATACAAATTTCAAGACTTTTGAAGCTGCATATCCTTATGTTGTTCGGAAACTTCTCACAGAGAACTCAGCTGCAACAAGGAATATATTGCATTCG GTGCTTCTAAACCAAAGGAAGGAGTTCCAGTGGCAAAGACTTTCCCTGTTCTTGAGGGTAGGGGCAACTAG GAAAGCCTTGCGACTAGTAGCATCAAATAGTGAGACTTCCCTTGATCATTCAACAAATAAGGCCACTGATACAATTGATGTTGCATATTTGGTTTTGAGGCTTTTACCATCCAAAGATGGTGTTGCTATCAGAAGACTTCTCATGACTGCT GATGGAGCTTCATTAATCAAAGCAATGGTCTCGAAGGAGGGAAAGTTTTTCCGCCAACAACTCTGCAAGATCATAGTTGACTTACTGTACCAATGGATGATTAAATTATTTGGACAAGGAATTACAGTTACTCAGTATTCCCGGGTGGTATTGGCTAATGGACCTAGCAACAAAGAATCAGGTCTATCCCCTAGATCATCTTTGCCTACATATGATTACAATTCCATCTTTAGAGACCGGCGACTTCGAGTGATATTCTCTAAGGTTCTAAAGTCTGCAAGTAGGGATAAAATATTGATGCTGCGGTTCTCCTGGGCTTCCCTTCTAATAATTATTACAGCTTCAACTTTGGCTTGCCACCAGCTTGTTGTGTCTCTATCTGAAGCTTACTTGGGCAAAATATTTGATGCTCCCAAGAGATATGCAGTCAGTGTATGA
- the LOC102661469 gene encoding serotransferrin has protein sequence MQMQILTTTRAHFLLSFFLNYLLFSSPFIQGFQPLPAPTSGGDHYFESPLSPPALPPVPADGGGYGYAPTSPAVIGQWHEGSPGAPAPIPENGVGGDRDESTASAPAMDNGGVRWCAVRDQLEECQFFVGVIDQLTGYTWKCVQREKAQDCMESIKKGEADLVNLEAGLAYNAFINHSMKAIANEMYYDHSKTYKAVAVVNRRACENNEKITLMDFKGHKSCHGGYSTAAGWNYPINYIKNLINNEELSDREIATSFFSSVCAPSEVEGFDICNACSKENETCPEKGLYSGHSGAFRCLVEELGDIAFVKGDTVLLYSMEGPHSQLWSSKSVRDFMYLCPQGGCREINGYPGDCSFGAVPANVIMAHNSMPNKKREHILETLTNSSLVDALYAPNNVSIIHLFSPSTQGLAMIEKVTRPYLGKSASISQSILRLNAPETRVASYEADNGSDESSSSSYICCSQVMTMLSLLMLPLILGITPK, from the exons ATGCAGATGCAGATCTTAACAACAACACGTGCTCATTTTCTTCTCTCCTTCTTCCTCAATTATCTTCTTTTCTCATCACCCTTCATTCAAG GTTTCCAGCCACTGCCAGCACCAACCTCTGGTGGTGATCATTATTTCGAGTCTCCTTTGTCGCCACCGGCGCTTCCGCCTGTGCCTGCCGACGGTGGTGGTTATGGGTATGCCCCCACGTCGCCCGCAGTGATTGGGCAGTGGCACGAAGGGTCTCCAGGAGCTCCGGCGCCAATCCCGGAAAATGGGGTGGGGGGCGACAGAGATGAAAGCACCGCCAGTGCTCCGGCAATGGACAACGGCGGCGTGAGGTGGTGCGCAGTGAGGGACCAACTGGAGGAGTGTCAGTTCTTTGTCGGTGTCATTGACCAATTAACGGGCTACACGTGGAAATG TGTCCAAAGAGAAAAGGCCCAAGATTGCATGGAGTCAATTAAGAAAGGAGAAGCAGATTTGGTGAACTTAGAAGCCGGGCTTGCTTATAATGCATTCATCAACCACTCAATGAAAGCCATAGCCAATGAGATGTACTATGATCATTCCAAAACCTATAAAGCAGTTGCAGTTGTAAACAGAAGGGCGTGTGAGAACAACGAAAAGATCACTTTAATGGACTTCAAAGGCCACAAGTCTTGCCATGGAGGTTACTCCACAGCAGCAGGATGGAACTACCCCATCAACTAcatcaaaaatttaattaacaatgaAGAACTGAGTGACAGAGAAATTGCAACTAGTTTTTTCTCTAGTGTTTGTGCTCCATCAGAGGTTGAAGGTTTTGATATATGCAATGCATGCAGCAAAGAGAATGAAACATGCCCTGAAAAGGGTTTGTACTCTGGTCATTCAGGAGCTTTTAGGTGCCTTGTAGAGGAATTGGGAGACATTGCTTTTGTCAAGGGTGACACTGTGTTGCTCTATTCTATGGAGGGGCCTCATAGCCAATTATGGTCAAGCAAGTCTGTTAGAGACTTCAT GTATCTTTGTCCTCAAGGGGGTTGCAGAGAAATCAATGGCTATCCTGGAGATTGTTC ATTTGGAGCTGTTCCTGCAAATGTGATAATGGCACATAACTCAATGCCCAACAAAAAGAGAGAGCATATTTTAGAAACATTAACGAATAGTAGTTTGGTGGATGCTCTTTATGCCCCAAACAACGTTTCGATTATTCACCTATTTAGTCCAAG TACTCAAGGACTAGCCATGATTGAAAAGGTCACAAGGCCATATCTGGGGAAATCAGCTTCAATCTCACAGAGCATACTAAGATTGAATGCTCCAGAAACCAGGGTCGCCTCATATGAAGCAGATAATGGTTCAG AtgaatcttcttcatcttcatacATTTGCTGTTCGCAAGTAATGACTATGCTCTCACTCCTGATGTTACCGCTGATACTTGGAATCACTCCAAAATAG